The window CGACCGATCCGGATGTTCCGTCCGTGTACAAGGACCCGGGCATGATCGAGTACGAGGAACAGTTCCCAATGGACGATCTCGGTCGGTTCGACCACAAGATCACGCTGCGCTCGACGCTGAAGGCCCAAATGTACGATCCGGGCGTTTGGGTCGAACGCATCGCCCCCACGCCGCTGCTCATGATTTGCGGTACGCAGGACACCATGACCCCGACAGATCTGCAACGTGCGGCCTTTGAACGCGCCGGCGAGCCCAAGCGACTCATAACGTTCGAGGGCGGCCATTTCGGCGGCTACGTGGACCACTTTGAGACCGCCGGAGGTGGCGCGGCCGCGTGGTTCACCGAGTACCTGCACCCCTTCAGCGAAAGAGGCAACTCATGAGCAAGGACCTTCGCTTCGACGTGCACGTTGCGGCTCCCACACCAGAAACGGGGACCCCTCCCGTGCCGCACGGCTACCCGGCCGTCGCGTCGCCGGTGTCATCAACACTCATCTCCGGCGAAAATGACGCCGTGCTGGTCGACACCCCGTGGACGATCGAGCATGTGCGAGTCATCAGCGACTGGATCGCGGCGTTCAACAAGCGGCTGACGGCGATCTACATCACGCATGGCCACGCCGACCACTGGCGCGGCACGGCGGCTCTAATCGAACGCTTCCCCGAGGCGGCGGTCTACTCAACCGCCGGGACTGCGGCATACATCGCAGACGAGGAGGAGCACATGGAGGAGCGCTGGGGTCGCCGGTTCCCCGGCCAAGTATCACCTGGTGCCATCGAACCCCGAATCATCGGTCCGGAGGGCCTCGAGCTCGAAGGTCGGGAACTGCTACCGATCGAACTCGGGCACACCGACACCGACCAGACGACGGCGCTGTGGGTGCCGTCGATCCGACTTGCCATCGCCGGTGATTCTGTTTACAACCACTGCCATCAGTACCTCAACGAATCGGCTGATGGCGGCCTTGAGTCCTGGTATCGCGCTCTGGACATCATCGAGGCGTTGAATCCCCGCTATGCCGTGGCGGGCCACAAGGACGTGACCAAGCCGGACGACGGCGGGGCGGTCCAGCGGACTCGCATCTACCTCGACACTTTCGCCGAGCTGCTCATGCAGGGCGGCTGTACGCGCGAGGAGTTCTTCGACGAGATGATGCGACGCTTTCCCGGGTACGCGAACCCGAAGGCGCTCTGGCGCAGCGTGGTGACCCGCGTTGCGGACGCCGCGTAGAAACGACCGCCGGCGGGAGGCGGTTCAGGCCGCCGTGCCCCGCTCGCGCTGCTGTGCTCGTTTACGATCTCGGTACGCGCGTGCGTTGTAAGCGTTGCCGCACGTCGCCACATCGTGCCAGAGTTTGCTGCAGTTCTTGGAGCGGTCGAAAAAGGC is drawn from Leifsonia shinshuensis and contains these coding sequences:
- a CDS encoding MBL fold metallo-hydrolase — translated: MSKDLRFDVHVAAPTPETGTPPVPHGYPAVASPVSSTLISGENDAVLVDTPWTIEHVRVISDWIAAFNKRLTAIYITHGHADHWRGTAALIERFPEAAVYSTAGTAAYIADEEEHMEERWGRRFPGQVSPGAIEPRIIGPEGLELEGRELLPIELGHTDTDQTTALWVPSIRLAIAGDSVYNHCHQYLNESADGGLESWYRALDIIEALNPRYAVAGHKDVTKPDDGGAVQRTRIYLDTFAELLMQGGCTREEFFDEMMRRFPGYANPKALWRSVVTRVADAA